DNA from Drosophila bipectinata strain 14024-0381.07 unplaced genomic scaffold, DbipHiC1v2 scaffold_301, whole genome shotgun sequence:
CTAAATGATAACCAAGTGACCCCCAACTAGAATGCTGTGGTTCCGACAAGGTTTCATCATCTTGAGAATACAAATACACTAGTGGAACtctattttgtaattttatgattttaattcattcaataaaatatattcatcGCGATAATATAAgaacatatatttaatataaagaTTATAGTAAGAAAGGGAATTAGTACTTCGAACCAGGCCGCACTTATTGTGATCTATACGTTTTGTCCacttatcaaaaaaaataaacacgcGCCTACTTTTTGGTCTGGATGGATGAGCAAGGTACTCTCATGACCAACGTTTAGTCAGATCTGAGATCTCAGGTTATACGAACGTCTCCGTTTTCGAAATGAGGcaattttttgtgattttacTACTCCTGGTGGTGGGATGGCAGTGCTGTGGGGTGGCTCGGGCCGACAGTGATAGCgacagtagcagcagcagtggcgAGCACAAGCACAAGGGCAAAGGACATAAATACAACAACCCCGCCTACCCTGCTCCATACGGCTATGGCCCTTATACCTACCCATATCCGTATAATCCTTACGCCTACAATCAGATTATGCCGCAATACCCGCCGCCTGGATATAACCCCTATCCGTATAATCCCTACATGCAGCCTCCCCCACCACCGCCACCGATGCCCGGCTACCCACCCCAGGCCCCTCAAGGCTATCCAGGTCAGCCAGGCGGTTACCCGTCCCAGCCGGGAAACCCGAGCCAACAGAATCCCAGCCAACCTTGGAATGCCAACGCGCCTTCTAATCCGTCACAACCACAGCAGCCCAATGCCGGAGCTGGACAACCTCCAGCATATCCGCCACCAGCCTCAAGTGTCATTAATCACTCCCTTAAAGTCAATAAGGAGTACAATGAGGATGGACACCACAGAACATAAATAAGAAACTAGTTTCATGTGTAACTTGTATCCGTTTTcgacaaaatatttcaaataaaataaaaatatatacatattatccTAATCCCTCAACTAATCCTCAATATTATAGGTCTATAATATAGACCAACACCTGTTGGTCTAGTCTAGAATCTAGTTGGAATGTATTTACAAATCACAGTGCGCTTTTATTTCAGTTACTCGTCTGTTCTACCACCGTGCTGTGATTATACAAATGTACATGGTATGCGTAACTATTCATACACTTCTGGATGCTGAGCACAAAGGGCTCGAATGGGTGCCAAATAAAGGCGCATAACTCCCGGGGTGACAGTGCGTTGGTTGGTCGACGCGCCTTGGCGTAAAGCCGAAACTTTACACTCTTCGTCATCCGATCTCTAAATACAATGGGTTCAGTGGAACAGGGATTTGGACGCTCTAGGGGCGATATGTGCCGGTCATCGTAGCTGAAGTCGTTGAACTGAAGATACGGCGATGGGGATAGGCTCTGGGAGCTGACAGGAACACTTGGATTGAAGCGCAATGCTGCATGCCGGATGAATGGTATGGATTCGCTGGCATCTGCAAAGTTTTGCTTGAGAAAAAAGTGCAGCGGCAGGGAGGGAGCATCTCCTGTTTGCATGGATCGAACATTGCTCATCTGGTCGTAAAATTGGAGTATGATCTGCAGCAAGTCAACGGAATCATCATGGTAGACCCCCACCACCTCCTCGCTGGCTATATTGTAAAAAACATACAAGCGGCGAGGAGTTGGTGTCAGAGGCATAACATCGCTGTCTTTTTGGCGTTCTTCGTAGCGCAACAGGAGGAGTTCCTTGTTCACCAATTGCATCCTTTCCATAATCATGTATTCCACCTGAGGGAGGAAATAATTAGATTAGAAAATAAACTAAGAGACAAACTAACAAATTCAAAGATCTTGTAAAAATCTTGCAGCTTCTGCCTCGCTGAAGGACTCTCCCCATAAATTTGGCGGTACAGAAAGCTTAGGACCCTTTGTTTAATGTGAGTAATTGGCATAACCGTTGTAGCGTCCAGGTTGCCAACATCCATGGACGCATTCTCGATGAAGTCTCTCGGCCGGGGACCAATCGTCTCCTGTTCAACCAAACGACCCTCCACTAGCTCGTAAACATAGATGCACTGATGCAGCCTGGACATGATTGCAATTGTAGAACCAAACACCGAGATGCCATGGTTATGGGCTATCACTATGGAGTCCTGCGACAAGAAGAGTCTGTGGGTGACACAACCCTGTTCCAGGTCGACCACGAAGAACACGTAAGAGTAGGCGTCTAGTTTGTCAAACAAATCCGGGTAGAGGATGTAAGACATGGTGGGCAGGGCGTTTCTCAAGACGGACATTGCAGCCAGTAGAACGTAACGGCCGTTCTCCAGGAACACGCTGAACTCCCGGTGCAGATAATACCGTCCGCTTTCGCCCTGACAGAGACGCAGGACAGTGGCATCCTTTGTGGCGAACAATCGGTCGAAGATCTGGTTCTGTACGTTGCTTTCCTGGCTCTTGAAGCATTCTCCAGTGCCCACATTCGCTTCCCGGATCAACTCTCCCACCGCCGCCGAGCCGAAGCCCTTGTACTTGTAAATATGCAGGCTGCGCTGATCCTGCGAGAAAGCCAGTAACTTGCTGCCATCTGGTGTAAACTTCCGCAGGTAAACTTGCGGAATCGAAATGGAATCAATGGTCAAGCAGGGAGTGATGCACTTGTAGAACTTTCGCTCGTGGGCAAACTGGGGGGTCCTGCTGGCAGAAGTTCCGGGAGCAAGGAAGCCTGATTCTCGATTCTGGAGCAGGTGCACGAGGTTCTGCGATTGCAGCCTCTCGCTGTAGGCCATTATTTCCACAGGTGTTTGTTTACAGACATTTTTCGCGTTTTCCAGCACTTAAAAGCAAAGGCCGTTTATGCGTGAATTCATTTTACGATCTTGTTTAAATAACTCCATTTTCACAAATTGTAATGCTAAATAACATAATTACGATTGATTTTTCAACTAAAACATTTAAACAATGGTtcaataagaaaaaaacataagCCCGGTATTCCAATCTGAAAGCTCACcaataaaataacaataatgcTTTAATAAGCTATAAACACTATAATGCAAGATAATGATAGTGCTACACCGCTAGAAATTATCACCAAGCACTTATGAGTAACTATCGTGATTGATAAAAACAAGTTTAGAttctttattaatattttaaagcgCAAAAAGCAAACGATTGCGAGTTTGCTGATGATTGTTATCATCTCTCCCAACATCTTAACCCACTGCGAGCCAGAAACTACGATAATTATAGAAATTTGTATTCTGCTTTTAAATAAAGGGCATTCGAATAACTACTTTGTTTACCTGGTTTGGTTATCTTGCAGAGGAAACACTATTTAAATACTATCGTATTATTCCACTTTATTCAGTGTCGAAATGTTCACAATTAAGATTTTTTCAATCATTCCAAAAACTGCCAAGCATAGACTATAGTAAATTTAGACATTGTATCCCACAATGTGGCGTTTGCCGATGCACTCGCCAATGTAGAACCAGAAAATGACCTCAGCGGTCACCAAGGTGTTAAGCCAGGCCTCGCGAACGGTGAGGTTCTTGTAGGCACCGGTCTTGGCTCCCTTGATGATGTTGCCAAGTCCCTGACGGATGGCCGGAATGTCGGCTGGCGTTGGGGGCGTAAGCTCCACCTTGGCGTACTTCAGGAACACATCCAGCTGTGGCCTGGCCTGTGTAAGAAGCCctgcaaaaaaatattacataatttTTGATCAGTATGCGAAATGGCAAATCAAAAACAAGTTAGTTTTCGTTTGGAGAAACTTACTGTTTACAAGTCCTGATCCCTTAGTAGCCAAACTCGCCATTTTTCCGTATCGTTTCTGCAATCACTTCAAATtataaaagagaaaaataagcGAAATGTGTAAAACCATACCTAATGTGCTATGAAACAGAGATGTTATGCATTGGCCAGGGCTGGATAAGAAGTTATCGAAAAGTATCTGtgtattttttagtatttttttagagGTACTCTGCTGAAACATATAAAATCAAACAGTATAAgacatataatttaataataaataagataAATCATcagtcttatttttaaaagataatcgtttcaaataaaattattttacccATTTTGTATGGATAGCTCCTAGATATATCGATAAAATGCACAAAATTTCCACTTCGAGCCAAACATAAAGTTGTTGACCCCCGGAAAACATTTGCAAAATGGCATTAGTTAGATATAAGTAGAAGCTTTACAATTCTAAagaaaatgaataatataGTTGCATAAATGTGgaagaatttaaatttagcgCACTTTGGTAGTAGTTGCATCGAAAAACAGTGTTGAAAAACGGATGTAGACTTAGAAAGACCAAATGAAAAATACCAGAATTTagctgaaaaaaaatactacgATATAATATTTAGGTGAAAACATCGATATTtcgatataaatatacaacaaAGGTGTGGAAATCTAAGTTTCCACAAAAACgagcaaatatttgcatttttcaagCCCCGAATCGGCTAATTAGAGTTTTTCGTCGGAACGGGAACCGATCTAACAGCGACCATCGGCAGCGGAAGTGGCTGAttaatgttttttgttgtgaCTGGCGTGAAACGAGAAGTGTGACGGGCGGTGAGTGAATGAGCAATGCAATAAAGTCAGGAATAGAAAGTGCTTGCAGAAAAAATCTGTGTATTATTGCCATTTAGTTGCAAAGGCCCGACTGCAAACGCAGAGAATCGCGTGAAAATTAGTAATAAGagccacatacacacatagagGGGCAAGCGCACCTTCGTGTGTGCCCCACAAAACGGGCAGCTCGGCTCTTGCTTGGCACCCTGAATATCTAATTTGCGTTGGTGGGGGCCGCGATGTGTACGCGTACTTGGCGTATGTAGGTGCCACCACGTAAAGTGAAGTCTTTGAGCGATAAAGCCACTGAAGCGGCCACTTTATCGACTTATCTCGCCTCGGACTGTGAATGAATCTTGAAGGGGGTGGGATTTGGGCGTAGCGCTCTTATCACCAAACAGTGAATATACGTATATCCATGGGACCATGGGGTGTGGTCCAGACGGCAAACACATAAGCCGCGCATatcacaaaatatttcaagataaaaaaaatgcacaTCGAGTCTTGAATGAAGCCTGTGTTTTAGCCAATTAGAAGGGTCCTATTAATGggttataataaataaacaaaaactataaCTTAAAATTGACAATTAAGTCTTAGttctttgaaaataattaatttaatttaaattccaataaaagaaaagtcataaaaaattaattcaatttataattttgtatatttttgttcattttagTCAATGAGGACACACTAATTCAGTGGTAAAGTTGGAGTTAATTGTCTATTGCGCCCGACCATGCCACTGCCGAAGCGATCGATAGAGCCCGTACATGTGGCCCGCTCCGTCTACCAGCAGGATGAGCTGCAGTCCGTGGAGCTGGAGACGGTGACCAACACCACCCTTACGAACATCATTCGCCAGTTATCCTCTTTGTCAAAGCACGCTGAGGATGTGTTCGGAGAGCTGGCCCGCGATGTCGCCAATATCGGGGATCGGGCCAACTCCTTGCAGGCCCGCATCGATCGGCTAGCCATCAAGGTCACCCAGCTGGATAGTACTGTGGAGGAGGTACCCCTGACGGACATCACGCGCAAGAAGGCCTTCAAGTCGGCCAAGGTGTTCGATCAGCAGATCTTCTCGCGCGCCACCATGCCAGCACCGATGCTGGAAACATACGCCCAGTGCGACAAGCCGCCGCCGCTGGACAAGCTGAATGTGTATCGGGACGATGGCAAGGACGGTCTCAAGTTCTACACCGATCCCAATTACTTCTTTGAGCTGTGGCGTCAGGAAATGCTCAAGGACACCGAACGGGTGATGCACGACAAGGGCAAGAAGATGAATCGACCACGGCAGGATGGCGGAGCCGGAGGTGCTGCTGGGCGTAGCAACAAGAAGCAAAAGACCAAAATAAGACAGCCCCACAATACGCGCGAGAAACAGCGTCAGCTCGTCCTGGTGCACGGCGAGACCTTGATGCCCAACAATGTTATATACCGGACACCGAATTCCATGGTCAACGAGGAAGCCGGCTACGGAAGTGAGTACATAGGACAGACTTCAAATCTAGCTAGAAGAATTGTTGAAATATTTCAGATATGGATAGTATCTGTAATCTATAAAGTGTCTATCTATTTCAACAATCTAAAATATAGAATGAATCCAAGTACTCAGTGCGAAGCCAATTGATGAATAGATTTTGAAATTGGAAAGCTCTTACCACGCACTGAATATTTGCACTTGTTTAGCATTTGATAAATGGAATCTATTTAATTATGAATTATGTACTGTCTGCTCGTGTAGTTCAGCTAGTCAAAATACAAACTGTGAGCGAGTCTGACACCGATGCCCACCACCAAGTTGTCGGTAATGTTAATGACGTAGGTACGATGATGGGCCCATGTGACATGCATTACCTACCAGCCGATCGATCTCCCATGTCCATTCCATGTCCATTTACTTTTACTTCTACTTCACTCCAAAGCGTCCCAGAACGATGTATTATTACGCCTTGTTGCTGTTACTTAAGCATTAACCTCCATAATCATTAGTCAGAGAAGGAACTATCTTAAAAGAAAGATTTATTATAATACTTTAAGTATTTTTCGAAAGAACTCTGATTAGAATCGACTCCCGATCATGTCCAAAGACTACTCACTGCTTAGTTTTGATTGCATGCCGTTTATTTATTGACTTATTTTAGTTATTGTAATTAGATCGGTAATCTTGTATGGATCAAACACGCATAATCATCTCATTTACAGATACAGTAAAGCCTTATAATATGCTTTCGCATTTGGAGAATAACAGTAATGTCACAAAGCAAACCGCCGTTGCGATTGCAGGTTAGACATCTTCACACCTTTAAGCAAGCCTCAGTAACTCTGACTATAAGTGTTATTTCACACGCTTCTATTCttctatatatactatatatatatacatatatatttactagcaatcctatttttttttgttaactatattaactatgtatgtatgtatgtaaaacCAATGAATTCTGGATGAACTTTGATGGTAATTTTTGGAATTCATTGGCTAACCGCGCGATTCGTCATTGAGTTGCCAATTTTTGTTTAGGATCCTAAATACCTTTCTGTTGTAGTTCTCCGTCTTTACAATATCGTACACCTCACTCTAGAGCTTTACTAATTCCTTTCTGTCGCCACATCTTATCCTCTGATACTTTCTCCAATTCTCAAAATTCATTTCTGTGCGCAGAGCAGAGTCTTGAAAAAATTTCCAatcggtttttgttttttttttactaaattATCTGACTAATTGGCCTAAAAATGGAGTCTCGTCTGCACAGAAAGTCTCAATTGCTTGTAATTACATGTCCTAATTTAGTTTAAAAGTGTAATTACACAATAATTGGCGTGTTTTTAAATGAGATGTGTGTCCTGTATGAAGAATAGGCTTATAAGGTGCGATTCTAACTCTCATCTCGTCCACCCTTCTAGATATGGGAGTATACGACACACGCCCACCGCGTCCCAACTCGATCGAATTGCGTCACAGCTACCAGTCGGAGCAGATCGATAGTAGCACCTACGACCAGGTCAACCCACAGATGGGCAGCCAGTATGCGCCCTCGTTCGGCGCCAATGGAATGGGTGGAGGCCAGCCGATGCATatgcagcaccagcagcagatgTACGACGCCGGGTTGTACCAATCCCACTCCCTGTACGGTCAGACGGGGCAGGGGGTTATGTCACCGGAGCCGATTTACGGCCCGGGCACCCCGTCGCGCAACAAGCCGCGTCCCTCGCAACCGCCGCCGGCACCTCCATCGAACGGTAGCGGTGGAGGCACACCCACAGCCTCGAATGCCAATACTCCGACCCGTGGAAGGAGTATGTCGACCAGCCGGGACGCCTTGCCACCGCCTCCGCCGGTACCGGACGCCATGTCGCCCATGTCCGTTATGAATGGCGCCAACAGCGGACACATTGCGGCCAAGCTGCTGGGCCGGGCGAACAGTACATCGCGAGCTGGATCTCCGCAGATGACTCCGAACAATGTTCAGAGCGCCAACGACATGGTTATGACGCAGCTAAGCAATACATTCAACAacatgggaatgggaatgggaggCAACCAGTTGAACTCCCTTAGCGACTTGCCGCCCCCGCCTCCAGTGCCAGATCAG
Protein-coding regions in this window:
- the LOC108126829 gene encoding calcium-binding protein P — its product is MRQFFVILLLLVVGWQCCGVARADSDSDSSSSSGEHKHKGKGHKYNNPAYPAPYGYGPYTYPYPYNPYAYNQIMPQYPPPGYNPYPYNPYMQPPPPPPPMPGYPPQAPQGYPGQPGGYPSQPGNPSQQNPSQPWNANAPSNPSQPQQPNAGAGQPPAYPPPASSVINHSLKVNKEYNEDGHHRT
- the LOC108126827 gene encoding DET1 homolog; the encoded protein is MAYSERLQSQNLVHLLQNRESGFLAPGTSASRTPQFAHERKFYKCITPCLTIDSISIPQVYLRKFTPDGSKLLAFSQDQRSLHIYKYKGFGSAAVGELIREANVGTGECFKSQESNVQNQIFDRLFATKDATVLRLCQGESGRYYLHREFSVFLENGRYVLLAAMSVLRNALPTMSYILYPDLFDKLDAYSYVFFVVDLEQGCVTHRLFLSQDSIVIAHNHGISVFGSTIAIMSRLHQCIYVYELVEGRLVEQETIGPRPRDFIENASMDVGNLDATTVMPITHIKQRVLSFLYRQIYGESPSARQKLQDFYKIFEFVEYMIMERMQLVNKELLLLRYEERQKDSDVMPLTPTPRRLYVFYNIASEEVVGVYHDDSVDLLQIILQFYDQMSNVRSMQTGDAPSLPLHFFLKQNFADASESIPFIRHAALRFNPSVPVSSQSLSPSPYLQFNDFSYDDRHISPLERPNPCSTEPIVFRDRMTKSVKFRLYAKARRPTNALSPRELCAFIWHPFEPFVLSIQKCMNSYAYHVHLYNHSTVVEQTSN
- the LOC138927536 gene encoding ATP synthase subunit g, mitochondrial-like yields the protein MASLATKGSGLVNRLLTQARPQLDVFLKYAKVELTPPTPADIPAIRQGLGNIIKGAKTGAYKNLTVREAWLNTLVTAEVIFWFYIGECIGKRHIVGYNV
- the SCAR gene encoding actin-binding protein WASF3 isoform X3, which gives rise to MPLPKRSIEPVHVARSVYQQDELQSVELETVTNTTLTNIIRQLSSLSKHAEDVFGELARDVANIGDRANSLQARIDRLAIKVTQLDSTVEEVPLTDITRKKAFKSAKVFDQQIFSRATMPAPMLETYAQCDKPPPLDKLNVYRDDGKDGLKFYTDPNYFFELWRQEMLKDTERVMHDKGKKMNRPRQDGGAGGAAGRSNKKQKTKIRQPHNTREKQRQLVLVHGETLMPNNVIYRTPNSMVNEEAGYGIQLVKIQTVSESDTDAHHQVVGNVNDVGTMMGPCDMHYLPADRSPMSIPCPFTFTSTSLQSVPERCIITPCCCYLSINLHNH
- the SCAR gene encoding actin-binding protein WASF3 isoform X1, translated to MPLPKRSIEPVHVARSVYQQDELQSVELETVTNTTLTNIIRQLSSLSKHAEDVFGELARDVANIGDRANSLQARIDRLAIKVTQLDSTVEEVPLTDITRKKAFKSAKVFDQQIFSRATMPAPMLETYAQCDKPPPLDKLNVYRDDGKDGLKFYTDPNYFFELWRQEMLKDTERVMHDKGKKMNRPRQDGGAGGAAGRSNKKQKTKIRQPHNTREKQRQLVLVHGETLMPNNVIYRTPNSMVNEEAGYGNTVKPYNMLSHLENNSNVTKQTAVAIADMGVYDTRPPRPNSIELRHSYQSEQIDSSTYDQVNPQMGSQYAPSFGANGMGGGQPMHMQHQQQMYDAGLYQSHSLYGQTGQGVMSPEPIYGPGTPSRNKPRPSQPPPAPPSNGSGGGTPTASNANTPTRGRSMSTSRDALPPPPPVPDAMSPMSVMNGANSGHIAAKLLGRANSTSRAGSPQMTPNNVQSANDMVMTQLSNTFNNMGMGMGGNQLNSLSDLPPPPPVPDQHSPKMSPPNAAPPPPPPPPPVEDGMGGGSNNQHTMRPHQILPKSLANGEMPGQQNGVPHIVAAKKLLPPFHDPRNDLMKAIRDGITLRKVEKSEQKEFERNTAPLDVASILARRVAIELSESEDSDSDDDSEGWMEPNETSA
- the SCAR gene encoding actin-binding protein WASF3 isoform X2, which codes for MPLPKRSIEPVHVARSVYQQDELQSVELETVTNTTLTNIIRQLSSLSKHAEDVFGELARDVANIGDRANSLQARIDRLAIKVTQLDSTVEEVPLTDITRKKAFKSAKVFDQQIFSRATMPAPMLETYAQCDKPPPLDKLNVYRDDGKDGLKFYTDPNYFFELWRQEMLKDTERVMHDKGKKMNRPRQDGGAGGAAGRSNKKQKTKIRQPHNTREKQRQLVLVHGETLMPNNVIYRTPNSMVNEEAGYGNMGVYDTRPPRPNSIELRHSYQSEQIDSSTYDQVNPQMGSQYAPSFGANGMGGGQPMHMQHQQQMYDAGLYQSHSLYGQTGQGVMSPEPIYGPGTPSRNKPRPSQPPPAPPSNGSGGGTPTASNANTPTRGRSMSTSRDALPPPPPVPDAMSPMSVMNGANSGHIAAKLLGRANSTSRAGSPQMTPNNVQSANDMVMTQLSNTFNNMGMGMGGNQLNSLSDLPPPPPVPDQHSPKMSPPNAAPPPPPPPPPVEDGMGGGSNNQHTMRPHQILPKSLANGEMPGQQNGVPHIVAAKKLLPPFHDPRNDLMKAIRDGITLRKVEKSEQKEFERNTAPLDVASILARRVAIELSESEDSDSDDDSEGWMEPNETSA